One genomic segment of Catalinimonas alkaloidigena includes these proteins:
- a CDS encoding gliding motility-associated C-terminal domain-containing protein, with protein sequence MINKIKWLALLAFLFTFSTSLYAQFENCNNGIDDDGDGYIDCFDSNCSTSPFCQSYETDCTDGVDNDGDGLPDCLDSDCIYSGVCPYETDCANGIDDDGDGFFDYYDGDCLDSPTNPNSYITHIADCEVKPLENVFDIEKEWDSPMQTSATRGMFALADVDNDGTPEVVSYNDETGYMYVLDGKTGSIEQQKRITSNEQYASYPAVGDVDNDGYAEIFHIDRKGKIRAYTHDLNEFWAPKDADEKKPRPPLLADFNYDGVSELYYVNEIRNARTGDMIIEGSHGTSKYSGGNDWNNELAGVPVAVDILPDGACGACQGLELVLGHVIYAVDIASNSMYEVKNMDDAVSKTSDYHPNGYRPKRFSGEHMWSSTSVVDYNQDGYLDVISSGTTGSLSGPTTIFFWDLHNDVVKTYIPSRPFATIPGGFVNRYQVYNGKYVWALGVGALNIANIDSDPELECSFMSGSTLYALDENWNLEWANYDDYWEGSSGFTSTAVFDFDGNGASEIVYRDEINLYIVDGTTGKPLNQFVSADFCSSNTHAEYPIVADVDGDGETEIVVVCGRDRNEKFKNANTSGSNQKYGFVRAYKAANNSYWVPSRRLWNQFVYFNVNINDNLSIPRFQQPHHQGFAQKCNLLGGNVPKFSLNKFYNQSPVINYCGNLTFPAANLEFADNPIQVNPPTCPDERFQVRLRFINTGDQVVFKDIPVSFYADDPEQGYSNTEPNPFLETTYINVPGGLKVDQLLDTTIWVNGKAGDFTLYASLNDIGPYDLSGSSLSNETFYPMDSLNGVIRECDGTPTIVNIDVNPYPFNATAVLLKDNDNCPGSFNSNGAITAHITGDTLGYVFRWFKGSSTSGSPDFIGATQKGLTGGKYTVVATHTLANCTGNASTVDVSDLSSPPVIDAEVVSLQRSCDPNKPSGELTAYVLQGTNKVNAGYNFFWYKGQNTAIPARVGYTGGASVDQLSAGIYRLLVEHAATGCSATMDIEIEESLTDPQISLVSKNDQTVCDPSHYDGQASVNVDGNTSDYDFYWFEGNVSSLDTTSSSVIVNNNIITGITSGTYTAFAIDKITRCTSTPLSVIIKDQTWKPVVITEIVNPQEACDPSLANGSLRASVDESTKGGSTNVTSGYTFEWYLGNYGASSIPATPTASGSLVSGLVEGKYTLVTRNTTTGCQTIAYVTLPAQKTRPTLDTPSITHAVNCTSPWGSEIVVSADGGMTATDGYIFQWRRISDNTILAETSETLTNIPPGKYGIMVTNPYGCTSLNEVNVTIEDKGSEPIVNLQAVPNSSCDASQPNGVLIAKDFVGNASDYTFEWFNNNLSGTQLASLNDTVALLPAGQYALRITDNTTQCFQVAYASIGNQAGVAPTIDTLYTSATTDCKPVSADGEVAFYLPAGLAQLPPGFTQDRTYTFEIYNGTSVSGSPVQTNDHGIFSGLIAGSYTAMITDDYNHCQSPPMTIEIQKAPGIAINLDYYIPSSACSSNDGAMGISVSSASNSAPGGAGYTFQWYYRAAGDPRPGTPNPGTLATETNFISERIDLLSGYYTIEVYDNFSNCVETSEFFLPNADPPQVTNQSIVGTSQCSSGDGSIYIEVTSPSILLNLFQVFLYEGNSIDPGNHIQVWTPLALPTDDHTYQDLPAGNYTIAFREVFGGGCFSTVESFTVPDNTPTFELTTSNSVDYSCSTSGNGSLTVTDIKQNGTSESLSDFSYTWYEGIGTSGGVVANSPNISNLSSGNYTIEITDNASGDGQGCTYTKTVFLNNVPKVLAVSDFQSVPNTLCSGANGQISITELSEDGIALPNTADYTFSLQYYAGNALLNPGSGQIGDPFVDLPEGTYFVLAVNNNTDCSVLSPPISVETDTYEPQISLLADFPDFSCSGGQTTGVLEISANSPAGSTPSDFDYVWYRGTVVDPLNQLSATYIDPVNSARAINLEAGKYIVEVTDNAGASFACSSTVIFEVLDAEDQREIFLTGTGTDPTYCDPANGDVSVGTISERYFHNGATVTTPQSINDYQYTLLDDDLNVLETNTDASFTGLDEGSYYVQAQNINTDNCLSDPVGFSLENLCVPPLVTINLNSPQYSNNPDPASWTGSISVIVKESTDNPVDSASNHFTYTYEIYKADEYGAPGATTVNFSNQPYANRLDSGNYVIFVRNNVTGAVTTSSIYLEKVIVEPVFAAEGLPQTVCYPDGSISLSDISFNNVQDDPAKYTFYLYDNSSLSIITDSVQVTQTGEVLFENMAQGNFYLQARHDSYYLTSEIYEVEILNIAQAPSIDLDVNNLYPQLSCQPEIMATGKLAVIASESDGSTEDYQYQWYRGNSTLAENLIRGATFSQLDSIASGFYTVEVQNSLTKCVSTRTFYVEDKFETPTVKLKSESSTVCDPELANGFLSADVVQQGNYLFEWYHGETTAGLPAHTGSSWGGLAAGTYTVVATDMITGTCSSSPVRVEVEDASVTPVLSIEKLADNSACDPTLSNGVLAANVPFPVSEYEYKWYDEAGNLIGEESRITNLSEGSYTLEAQYKPTGCVNTAEAEIELVPMRYEPLTVSISSHMTNCAFPDGSATVYLYENNETLVFTWFDQAGNQLADENVLINEADLSSTVVDLTAGTYYVEAFDLITGCNIPRTSVMIKDESYTAQHQIEASPATCELADGTLKIIPQESMNILNVSWTNLHTSQTFETNYQLDEAPAGEYTYEIVWENGCTSYGSTTLTSDINVFNGISPNGDGDNDIFRIDCIEQYPHSSVKIFNRAGALVYEVKGYDNRSIFFEGLGNRGLYIGNKELPDGTYFYVIEKNNGDKPSTGYLELFR encoded by the coding sequence ATGATCAATAAGATTAAGTGGCTTGCTCTACTTGCCTTTCTTTTTACTTTTTCGACTTCTTTATATGCACAATTTGAGAATTGTAATAATGGCATTGACGACGATGGGGATGGGTATATTGACTGCTTTGACTCCAATTGCAGTACATCACCTTTTTGCCAAAGCTATGAAACAGATTGTACTGATGGCGTTGATAATGATGGGGATGGCCTGCCTGACTGTCTGGACTCTGATTGTATCTATTCAGGGGTCTGTCCATACGAAACAGATTGTGCGAATGGTATAGATGACGATGGGGATGGTTTTTTTGATTATTATGATGGCGACTGTCTGGATTCACCTACTAACCCAAATTCTTACATTACACATATAGCAGACTGTGAGGTCAAACCTCTGGAAAATGTTTTTGACATAGAAAAAGAATGGGACTCCCCTATGCAGACAAGTGCCACCAGAGGGATGTTCGCATTAGCAGATGTTGACAATGATGGCACCCCTGAAGTTGTCTCCTATAATGACGAAACGGGCTACATGTACGTACTTGACGGGAAAACCGGATCTATTGAGCAACAAAAAAGAATAACCAGTAATGAGCAGTATGCATCATACCCGGCAGTAGGTGATGTTGATAACGATGGGTATGCTGAGATTTTTCATATTGACAGGAAAGGAAAAATAAGGGCATATACGCATGACTTGAACGAATTCTGGGCTCCCAAAGATGCTGATGAAAAAAAGCCCAGACCTCCACTTCTTGCTGACTTTAACTATGATGGAGTATCAGAACTTTACTATGTAAATGAAATACGTAATGCCAGAACAGGCGATATGATCATAGAGGGTAGTCATGGTACAAGCAAATACAGCGGAGGCAATGACTGGAATAACGAGCTGGCAGGCGTACCGGTGGCTGTTGATATTCTCCCGGATGGTGCCTGCGGAGCCTGTCAGGGATTAGAGCTGGTCTTAGGTCATGTGATTTATGCAGTAGATATCGCCAGCAATAGCATGTATGAGGTGAAGAACATGGATGATGCGGTCTCCAAAACATCAGATTATCATCCCAATGGTTATCGCCCTAAAAGATTCAGTGGTGAACATATGTGGAGTTCCACCTCAGTCGTGGATTATAATCAGGATGGTTACCTGGACGTGATTTCTAGTGGGACTACTGGCTCATTAAGTGGGCCAACTACGATATTCTTTTGGGATTTGCACAATGATGTGGTCAAAACCTATATTCCTTCCCGACCTTTTGCCACCATTCCCGGTGGGTTTGTCAATAGATACCAGGTATATAATGGAAAATATGTTTGGGCACTAGGTGTAGGCGCACTGAATATAGCCAACATTGATAGCGATCCTGAACTGGAGTGTAGCTTTATGTCCGGCTCCACCCTCTATGCCCTAGACGAAAACTGGAACCTGGAATGGGCTAATTACGATGATTACTGGGAGGGCTCCTCCGGTTTTACCAGTACTGCAGTATTTGACTTTGATGGCAATGGTGCTTCTGAAATTGTTTACCGTGATGAAATCAATTTGTATATCGTAGATGGAACAACCGGCAAACCACTGAACCAGTTTGTAAGTGCTGATTTTTGTAGCTCTAACACGCATGCTGAATATCCCATTGTTGCCGATGTTGATGGTGATGGTGAAACCGAAATAGTAGTAGTTTGTGGTAGAGATAGAAATGAAAAATTTAAAAACGCAAATACCTCAGGAAGCAATCAGAAATATGGCTTTGTGAGAGCATACAAAGCGGCGAATAATAGCTATTGGGTTCCTTCCAGGAGACTTTGGAATCAGTTTGTGTACTTTAATGTCAATATTAATGATAACCTGTCAATTCCACGTTTTCAGCAACCTCATCACCAAGGATTTGCCCAAAAATGTAATTTACTTGGTGGTAATGTCCCTAAGTTTTCCCTTAACAAATTCTATAATCAGTCGCCGGTCATTAACTATTGTGGGAACCTTACATTTCCTGCGGCAAATCTTGAATTTGCTGACAATCCAATTCAGGTTAACCCTCCTACCTGCCCGGACGAAAGATTCCAGGTCAGACTGCGTTTCATCAATACTGGTGATCAGGTAGTCTTTAAAGACATTCCGGTGTCATTTTACGCGGATGATCCCGAACAAGGATATAGTAATACTGAACCAAACCCTTTCTTAGAAACTACTTATATCAATGTTCCCGGTGGATTAAAGGTAGACCAGCTTCTGGATACTACAATCTGGGTTAACGGTAAAGCAGGTGATTTTACTTTGTATGCTTCTTTAAATGATATAGGCCCCTACGACCTTAGTGGCAGCTCTTTATCCAATGAAACCTTCTATCCTATGGATTCTCTTAACGGAGTGATAAGAGAATGTGATGGCACCCCTACTATTGTAAATATTGATGTTAACCCCTACCCTTTTAATGCCACAGCAGTCCTTCTCAAGGACAATGACAACTGTCCGGGTTCTTTCAACAGTAATGGCGCAATCACAGCTCATATTACTGGTGATACGCTAGGCTATGTATTTAGATGGTTCAAGGGTAGTAGTACTTCAGGAAGTCCTGATTTTATAGGAGCTACTCAAAAAGGCTTAACGGGAGGAAAATATACGGTCGTAGCGACGCACACCCTGGCTAACTGCACAGGAAACGCATCTACTGTAGACGTAAGCGATTTATCCTCACCTCCAGTGATTGATGCTGAAGTAGTATCACTTCAACGCTCATGTGACCCTAACAAACCATCAGGAGAACTTACTGCCTATGTATTACAAGGAACTAATAAGGTCAATGCTGGCTATAATTTTTTCTGGTATAAAGGTCAAAACACCGCTATTCCCGCTCGCGTAGGCTATACTGGTGGTGCAAGTGTTGATCAGTTATCTGCCGGAATATACAGACTACTGGTGGAACATGCTGCCACTGGTTGTTCTGCTACGATGGATATTGAAATAGAAGAGTCTTTAACTGACCCGCAAATTTCTCTGGTTTCAAAGAACGATCAAACCGTTTGTGATCCTTCTCATTATGATGGGCAGGCTAGCGTAAATGTTGATGGTAATACCAGTGATTATGATTTCTACTGGTTTGAAGGAAACGTTTCAAGCCTAGACACAACATCCAGCAGTGTAATTGTGAACAATAATATAATCACCGGAATAACTAGTGGTACATATACTGCTTTTGCTATAGATAAAATCACTCGCTGTACCTCAACTCCCCTCTCTGTGATCATAAAGGATCAGACCTGGAAGCCTGTGGTAATAACTGAAATCGTAAATCCTCAGGAAGCGTGTGACCCTAGCTTAGCCAATGGTTCTCTCCGTGCCTCTGTGGACGAAAGCACAAAAGGGGGAAGCACTAACGTTACTTCAGGATACACATTTGAATGGTATCTTGGTAATTATGGCGCTTCCAGCATACCGGCAACACCTACAGCAAGTGGAAGTTTAGTAAGTGGACTGGTAGAAGGTAAATACACGCTTGTGACACGTAACACAACGACCGGATGCCAAACCATTGCTTATGTAACACTACCTGCACAAAAGACAAGGCCTACACTAGATACTCCAAGCATAACACATGCTGTTAATTGTACATCCCCCTGGGGCAGTGAAATAGTTGTAAGCGCAGACGGAGGAATGACCGCCACTGATGGTTACATTTTCCAATGGAGACGAATCAGTGACAATACTATTTTGGCTGAGACCAGTGAAACGCTTACTAATATTCCCCCTGGTAAATACGGCATCATGGTTACAAATCCATACGGGTGTACGTCACTCAATGAAGTCAATGTTACCATAGAGGATAAAGGGTCAGAACCAATTGTCAACCTACAAGCTGTACCCAATTCAAGCTGTGATGCCTCTCAACCCAATGGGGTACTAATCGCTAAGGACTTTGTTGGAAATGCGTCTGATTATACTTTTGAGTGGTTTAATAATAACCTGAGTGGAACTCAACTTGCCAGCCTTAACGATACGGTTGCCCTCTTGCCGGCCGGGCAATATGCTTTAAGAATTACTGACAACACCACCCAATGTTTTCAGGTGGCTTACGCTAGTATCGGGAATCAAGCAGGCGTGGCACCTACTATTGATACCCTTTATACCTCAGCCACTACAGATTGTAAACCAGTTTCTGCAGATGGAGAAGTTGCCTTTTATCTTCCCGCTGGCTTGGCACAATTACCTCCTGGCTTTACGCAAGATAGAACGTATACTTTTGAGATATATAATGGCACCTCTGTTTCTGGCTCACCGGTTCAAACCAATGATCATGGGATTTTCAGTGGGTTAATTGCAGGCTCTTATACGGCTATGATCACAGATGACTATAATCATTGCCAGTCACCACCGATGACCATTGAAATCCAAAAAGCTCCGGGTATTGCGATAAACCTCGATTATTATATTCCTTCCTCAGCCTGTTCTTCTAATGATGGTGCAATGGGAATAAGTGTATCATCAGCAAGTAACAGTGCTCCTGGTGGTGCTGGATACACCTTCCAATGGTATTATAGGGCTGCAGGAGATCCGCGACCAGGCACTCCTAATCCCGGAACATTAGCAACCGAAACCAACTTTATTTCAGAACGCATTGATTTGCTTTCCGGCTATTATACCATTGAGGTGTATGACAATTTCAGCAACTGTGTTGAAACTTCTGAATTTTTCTTACCCAATGCTGATCCCCCTCAGGTAACCAATCAAAGTATTGTAGGTACCTCACAATGTTCATCTGGAGACGGTTCCATTTATATAGAAGTTACGTCCCCCAGCATATTGCTTAATCTATTTCAGGTATTCCTGTATGAGGGGAATAGCATTGATCCTGGTAATCATATTCAGGTATGGACTCCATTAGCACTCCCTACTGATGATCATACATATCAGGATTTGCCTGCTGGAAACTATACTATTGCTTTCAGAGAAGTATTTGGCGGGGGTTGCTTTAGCACAGTAGAGAGTTTCACCGTACCTGACAATACTCCTACTTTTGAGCTTACTACATCAAACTCAGTAGATTATAGTTGTAGTACAAGTGGTAATGGAAGCCTGACCGTAACTGATATAAAGCAAAATGGTACTTCTGAAAGTTTGAGCGATTTTAGTTATACCTGGTATGAAGGTATTGGTACTTCAGGTGGCGTAGTAGCAAACTCTCCTAATATATCTAATCTTTCATCAGGAAACTATACCATAGAAATAACTGATAATGCCTCAGGAGATGGCCAGGGCTGTACTTACACTAAAACCGTATTTCTGAATAACGTACCCAAAGTGTTGGCCGTCAGTGATTTTCAATCCGTCCCGAATACGCTTTGTAGCGGTGCAAATGGTCAGATAAGTATTACTGAATTGAGCGAAGATGGTATTGCGCTTCCCAATACCGCAGACTATACTTTCAGCTTACAGTACTACGCTGGCAATGCTTTGTTGAACCCTGGGTCGGGACAAATTGGAGATCCATTTGTAGACTTGCCTGAAGGTACATACTTTGTGCTGGCAGTGAACAACAATACTGATTGTAGCGTACTCTCCCCTCCTATTTCCGTTGAAACAGATACCTACGAACCTCAGATCAGTCTACTGGCAGACTTTCCTGACTTCAGCTGTTCCGGCGGACAAACCACTGGTGTCCTGGAGATAAGTGCCAACAGTCCGGCAGGCAGTACTCCTTCAGATTTTGATTATGTCTGGTACCGTGGCACTGTGGTCGACCCTTTAAATCAGTTGTCAGCGACTTACATAGATCCTGTAAATTCTGCCAGAGCCATTAACCTAGAAGCAGGCAAGTACATAGTAGAAGTTACTGACAATGCAGGTGCAAGTTTCGCTTGTTCCAGTACCGTCATATTTGAAGTGCTGGATGCTGAGGACCAAAGAGAAATTTTTCTCACAGGTACTGGTACTGATCCTACTTACTGTGATCCGGCAAACGGAGATGTTAGTGTTGGTACTATTAGTGAACGTTATTTCCATAATGGTGCTACAGTGACAACTCCTCAGAGTATCAATGATTATCAATATACTTTACTGGATGATGATCTGAATGTGCTAGAGACGAATACTGACGCTAGCTTTACCGGTTTGGATGAAGGCTCATACTATGTGCAAGCACAAAATATAAACACGGATAACTGTTTGTCAGACCCGGTAGGTTTTTCATTAGAAAACCTTTGTGTACCACCTTTGGTGACTATCAATCTGAATAGTCCTCAATACAGTAATAATCCAGATCCTGCTAGCTGGACAGGTTCTATTTCAGTCATTGTTAAGGAATCAACTGATAATCCGGTAGACTCAGCAAGTAATCATTTCACCTACACTTATGAAATCTATAAAGCTGATGAATATGGGGCTCCGGGAGCTACTACGGTAAATTTCAGTAACCAACCCTATGCGAATAGGCTGGATTCGGGTAATTATGTCATATTTGTTAGAAATAATGTGACCGGTGCTGTCACCACTTCTTCGATTTACTTAGAAAAAGTGATCGTTGAACCTGTTTTTGCTGCTGAGGGGCTCCCACAGACAGTCTGTTATCCTGATGGTAGCATCAGCTTATCAGATATTTCCTTCAATAATGTACAGGATGATCCGGCAAAATATACTTTCTACCTCTACGATAACAGCAGTCTATCCATCATCACCGATTCTGTGCAAGTCACTCAAACCGGAGAAGTGTTATTTGAAAATATGGCTCAGGGCAATTTTTATTTACAAGCCAGACATGATAGTTATTATCTTACTTCTGAGATTTACGAAGTTGAGATTTTGAATATTGCTCAAGCACCAAGCATTGACCTGGATGTCAACAACTTATACCCTCAGCTCAGTTGCCAACCCGAAATTATGGCGACAGGCAAACTGGCAGTGATTGCCAGCGAGTCTGATGGGAGTACAGAGGATTATCAGTATCAGTGGTACAGAGGCAATTCCACACTTGCTGAAAACCTGATTCGGGGAGCTACTTTTTCTCAACTGGATAGCATTGCTTCAGGTTTTTATACGGTTGAAGTACAAAATAGCCTTACAAAATGTGTCTCAACACGTACATTTTATGTAGAAGATAAATTTGAGACACCTACTGTAAAGTTGAAGTCTGAGTCCTCAACCGTTTGCGACCCTGAACTTGCAAATGGTTTTCTAAGCGCTGATGTAGTTCAACAGGGTAACTATTTATTTGAATGGTATCATGGAGAAACTACTGCTGGCCTACCAGCCCATACCGGAAGCAGTTGGGGTGGGTTGGCAGCTGGTACCTATACAGTGGTGGCAACAGATATGATTACCGGAACATGTTCGTCTTCACCAGTAAGGGTAGAGGTTGAAGATGCATCTGTAACTCCTGTCTTATCTATTGAGAAACTTGCTGATAACAGTGCTTGTGACCCTACATTGTCTAATGGAGTATTGGCTGCAAATGTCCCTTTCCCAGTGTCAGAATATGAGTACAAATGGTACGATGAAGCAGGTAATTTGATTGGGGAGGAATCCCGGATTACAAACCTCTCTGAAGGTAGTTACACCTTAGAAGCTCAATATAAACCTACCGGTTGTGTAAATACTGCGGAGGCGGAAATTGAGCTGGTGCCAATGCGATATGAACCCCTAACTGTTTCCATCAGCTCTCATATGACCAACTGTGCTTTTCCTGACGGCTCCGCTACGGTCTATTTGTACGAGAACAATGAAACACTTGTCTTTACCTGGTTTGACCAGGCAGGAAATCAGCTGGCTGATGAAAATGTTTTGATCAATGAAGCTGACTTATCATCAACAGTAGTAGATCTGACTGCTGGAACATATTATGTTGAGGCATTTGATTTAATTACGGGTTGCAACATACCACGGACTTCGGTAATGATTAAAGACGAATCGTATACAGCGCAACATCAAATTGAAGCTAGTCCTGCAACTTGTGAACTAGCTGATGGTACCTTAAAAATCATCCCTCAGGAGAGTATGAACATACTTAATGTAAGCTGGACGAACTTACATACCTCTCAAACATTTGAGACCAATTATCAGCTTGATGAAGCTCCCGCAGGGGAATATACCTATGAGATTGTTTGGGAGAATGGCTGTACCTCATACGGCAGCACCACCCTTACTTC